One segment of Natranaeroarchaeum aerophilus DNA contains the following:
- a CDS encoding vitamin K epoxide reductase family protein, whose protein sequence is MATQTRTIGAFDYDWEYSSRVSVLFGIFGVVAVVGWLVSIMLTAIHMFAIPAIPADAPVQGSIEVITSQWAYVFGIPLATLGGVYYLGTLGLTLWWFDTRHPLIIKILTPITASGVAFSAYFVYLQLVPIGEICPFCMVSASATVILFGLELAILSKSSTPGLSEMSSDLPRLIGETNLAIIAFPMLIGAMTILGMFVVPMLPLPDVVPF, encoded by the coding sequence ATGGCAACACAGACTCGAACGATTGGCGCGTTTGATTACGACTGGGAGTACTCCTCACGGGTGTCGGTTCTGTTCGGCATCTTCGGAGTCGTTGCGGTCGTGGGGTGGCTCGTTAGCATCATGCTGACAGCCATCCATATGTTCGCGATTCCCGCAATACCCGCCGACGCACCCGTGCAGGGCAGCATCGAAGTTATCACCAGCCAGTGGGCCTACGTCTTCGGCATTCCGCTGGCAACGCTTGGTGGTGTGTACTATCTCGGTACGCTCGGCCTGACGCTCTGGTGGTTCGACACCCGCCACCCGCTGATCATCAAGATCCTCACGCCGATCACGGCAAGCGGCGTCGCGTTCTCCGCGTACTTCGTCTACCTGCAGCTGGTGCCGATCGGCGAGATCTGCCCGTTCTGTATGGTTTCGGCGAGCGCGACGGTCATCCTGTTCGGGCTCGAACTCGCGATCCTCAGCAAGAGTTCGACGCCCGGGCTCTCGGAGATGTCCTCGGATCTGCCCCGACTGATTGGCGAGACCAACCTCGCCATCATCGCCTTCCCGATGCTGATCGGCGCGATGACGATTCTGGGGATGTTCGTGGTCCCGATGCTGCCGCTGCCCGACGTCGTTCCGTTCTAA
- a CDS encoding MFS transporter — protein sequence MRNLLGVNPQVLALALARMSESVGNSFLIVVLPLFIASEFVTGTTFGLTEVFITGLVLSIFGFVNSPLQPFTGRLSDRTGKRKIYVLFGLVLIAVASFAYSLASTYWHLIVLRVFQGVAGAFIIPTTVALVNDLATDENRGGNMGTYNTFRLVGFGVGPIAAGGVVAAGPYSIPLGATTLSVTGFDAAFYFAASTATLAFVLVLGLIRDPDIEPSEPEGSALDSFQVFDRTGTQLFDPVFALGIVSFFMAVGIAVFATLGDIVNTELNQGPEMFGLQFAAFVLAQIFLQAPIGRATDFYGRKAFIVAGTILLVPTTLVQGLIPDLALGGLSDSWVMFTARFLQGVAGAMVFAPALALAGDIAPDDESGSTLSVLTMAFGFGVAAGPLLAGILVAWGFVVPFAFAAALAGIGVAVVLTQVDEVNTPRRAVPLVGKVT from the coding sequence ATGAGGAACCTGCTCGGCGTCAATCCACAAGTGCTCGCGCTCGCACTCGCGCGGATGTCCGAGTCGGTCGGAAACTCGTTTCTCATTGTCGTTCTACCGCTGTTCATCGCCAGCGAGTTCGTTACAGGTACCACCTTCGGGCTGACCGAGGTGTTCATCACCGGGCTGGTCCTCTCGATCTTCGGGTTCGTCAACAGCCCGCTCCAGCCGTTTACCGGGCGGCTCTCGGACCGGACAGGGAAACGGAAAATCTACGTCCTGTTCGGACTGGTCCTGATCGCTGTCGCCAGTTTCGCGTACTCACTGGCGTCCACGTACTGGCACCTGATCGTGTTACGCGTCTTCCAGGGTGTCGCCGGCGCATTCATCATCCCGACGACGGTCGCGCTGGTCAACGATCTCGCGACCGACGAGAACCGCGGTGGCAACATGGGCACGTACAACACCTTCCGACTGGTCGGCTTTGGTGTCGGCCCGATCGCTGCAGGGGGTGTCGTCGCCGCGGGGCCGTACTCCATCCCGCTCGGCGCGACGACGCTCTCGGTCACCGGCTTCGACGCCGCCTTTTACTTTGCGGCGTCGACGGCGACGCTCGCCTTCGTCCTCGTGCTCGGACTGATCCGCGATCCCGACATCGAGCCCAGCGAGCCGGAGGGGTCCGCACTCGACAGCTTTCAGGTGTTCGACCGAACCGGCACACAGCTGTTCGATCCGGTGTTTGCCCTCGGGATCGTCTCCTTCTTTATGGCCGTAGGAATCGCCGTCTTCGCAACGCTTGGCGATATCGTGAACACCGAGCTAAACCAGGGTCCCGAGATGTTCGGCCTGCAGTTTGCCGCATTCGTCCTCGCACAGATCTTTCTGCAGGCACCCATCGGGCGCGCCACGGATTTCTACGGTCGCAAAGCGTTCATCGTCGCCGGGACCATACTGCTCGTCCCGACGACTCTGGTTCAGGGTCTCATCCCCGACCTCGCACTGGGGGGGCTGTCGGACTCGTGGGTGATGTTCACCGCACGATTCCTGCAGGGTGTTGCCGGCGCGATGGTCTTTGCTCCCGCCCTCGCACTCGCAGGTGACATCGCGCCCGACGACGAGTCCGGATCGACGCTTTCGGTGCTCACGATGGCCTTCGGCTTCGGCGTCGCCGCGGGGCCCCTTCTGGCCGGAATACTCGTTGCGTGGGGCTTCGTGGTCCCGTTCGCCTTTGCCGCTGCCCTTGCCGGTATCGGCGTCGCGGTCGTGCTGACGCAGGTCGACGAGGTCAACACGCCCCGTCGGGCAGTCCCGCTGGTCGGCAAGGTGACGTGA
- a CDS encoding MoaD/ThiS family protein, protein MGETRQRTGEADDRSNATSETTVQVRCTGHVRSAIGTGRLEYQFEGRTLREFLDAFFAEYDVRDMLIADTEAEATTRGWAPQLDELPGTYAKNPEGEQTRRYARVVVNGTFNEHLDGLDTKLHNGDRVALVYSGSRRKPTALAVG, encoded by the coding sequence ATGGGGGAGACACGACAGCGCACTGGCGAGGCGGACGACCGCTCGAATGCCACGTCCGAAACCACCGTCCAGGTTCGCTGTACCGGACACGTCCGGTCGGCAATCGGAACCGGTCGACTGGAGTATCAATTCGAGGGCCGAACGCTCCGGGAGTTCCTCGACGCGTTCTTCGCGGAGTACGACGTACGGGACATGCTGATCGCCGACACGGAAGCCGAGGCGACGACGCGGGGCTGGGCACCCCAACTCGACGAGCTCCCGGGCACGTACGCGAAAAACCCCGAGGGAGAGCAGACCAGACGGTATGCACGGGTCGTCGTCAACGGAACGTTCAACGAACATCTCGACGGGCTCGATACGAAACTTCACAATGGCGACCGCGTTGCGCTCGTTTACAGCGGATCGAGGCGAAAGCCCACCGCTTTAGCGGTGGGATGA
- a CDS encoding ubiquitin-like small modifier protein 1, whose translation MEIEIRSFASFREALGQKTLSRTAPDGATVGDVLRELAEEHPELEVFEADGTPREYITIMKNGKDVAHMDGMETGLDDGDTISAFPPVAGG comes from the coding sequence ATGGAGATCGAGATTCGTTCGTTCGCCAGCTTCCGGGAAGCACTCGGCCAGAAGACGCTCAGTCGGACGGCTCCCGACGGCGCGACTGTCGGCGACGTCCTCCGCGAGCTCGCCGAGGAGCACCCGGAGCTGGAGGTGTTCGAGGCGGACGGCACGCCGCGGGAGTACATCACGATAATGAAAAACGGGAAAGACGTCGCGCACATGGACGGGATGGAGACGGGCCTCGACGACGGCGATACGATCAGCGCGTTCCCGCCGGTCGCCGGCGGCTGA